Below is a genomic region from Desulfobacter sp..
GGAAAACCTGCTCAAACGGGTCGACCACAGACTCCAGGCCATACAGCTCAAAAAAATGGAAGGCCGCCCCCTGCCGAAAATCGGCCTGAACCGCCCTCTTTATCCGTTCCCAAAAAAAGGCGTCGACTTTGGGGCCCTAAAGACCGGGGTACTCATCGGTGATGAGATGGGCCTGGGAAAAACAGCCCAGGCCATTGCCATGGGCCTGGTCAAATGCGAGATATTTGGATTTTCAAAAATTCTGGTCATTACCCTGGCCTCGCTCAAAAAAGCCTGGAAGGATGAGGTCGAAATCGTATCCCGGGAAACCGCCTGCATCATCCAGGGCACCCCTTCCCAGCGGAGACGCCAATATGACGAGATTGGCCGGTTTAAAATCAGCCATTACGAGGCGGTTCTCAAGGATGTCCCCACTATTTGCCGGTTCAATCCGGACATCATTATTCTGGACGAAGCCCAGCGGATTAGAAATTTTTCCACCCAAACGGCAGAAGCAATGAAACGCCTGCCCAAAAAGCATGCCATCGTACTCACGGGCACCCCCCTTGAAAATAAACCCCAAGACCTCTACTCCATTGTCCAATTTCTGGATCCCTACAAATTTACCCCCTTGTGGCAGTTTGCCGCTGACCATTTTATTATCCCCAAAGCCAGACAGACCAGTATCACAGGATATAAAAACCTGGATCAATTGGGGGAAAAACTCAAGGATATACTGGTCCGCCGGACCTGGGAAACGGTCTGCGGCCAGTTGCCCGAAACCGTGACCAGCAACTATCGTATTGACCTGGCCCCGGAACAAGAACAGATACACCGGGAAAATGCAGGCTGTTTAGGGGAAATCCTGGAGAAAAAAATCCTGACGGATATGGACATGCGGCAGATCCAAACCCTCGTGCTGACCATGCGAATGGTCTCAAATTCCACCTTTTTAGTGGACAGGGAAACCCAGGTCTCCCCTAAAATCAGAGAGCTTTCCACCATTATTGATGAAATTGTGATCCAGAACCGGAGAAAAATGGTCATCTTCAGCGAATGGACAGCCATGACCTTTTTAATTGCCCGGCACCTGTCAGAAGCCGGCATCGGGTTTGCCGAGGTCTCAGGCAAAATCGATCAAGCAGCACGAACGGTCCTGGCTGAAAAGTTTGCAAACGCGCCGGACTGCCTGATCTTTTTGACCACAGATGCCGGGAGCAAAGGGCTGAATCTTTCCTCGGCCAGGTGTATGGTAAATGTGGAACTGCCCTGGACCCCGGATCAAACAGCCTTGAGGCAATCAAGACTCATCCCCCGGGCCGGATACGGAGACAAAGACTTTTTTCCTTGCCATATCATCAATCTCATTGGTGCCAACAGTATCGAAGAGCCCATTCTCAGGGGCCTGTCCCAGAATCCCGAACTTTTTTCCTCCCTTTTCGGTTCAAACCCTGAAAAAACAAGGCTTAATGAACAGGATTTCAAAAAAACAGCAGAACAGCTCCAGGCAATCATCGGCCGGAAAATTCTTTCCCAGCCAAACACAATTGCCCAAGAGATACCCGAAGAAAACCCCGGATATCTGTCTTCAAAAAAAAATCTCTCTTCTCCCCAAAATTCAGAGATCACCGATCCGGATCAAGATCCGGGGTTTCCCCCGGTGTCAGATCCCCAACAGCTTGAGGCCATTCTCAACTCAGGATTTGACTTTATTACAGGGCTGGCCCAGATGGCATCAGGCCAAACCATCAAACCCGTGGAAAACAAAAAGATTTCAGTGGATTCAAAAACAGGTCAGGTCAATTTCACCTTTAAGCTGCCGGGATTTTGATTGACTTTTGACCTGATTCATCATAGCTGATAAACTTGTTTTAAATCTATTCTGAAAGAAAGGATATAATGAGTACAGACCAACAATTTTCAACCTTGTCAGCCTGCAGACGCATTGTCGTTAAAGTCGGCTCAGGTGTATTGACCCAAAAAAACAGCCTGAACCTGGATACCATCAATTGTATTGCCACACAGATTTGTGCCCTTCACGACAAGGGCCTTGAAGTCATCCTGGTCTCTTCAGGGGCCATGGCAGCCGGGGTCACTAAAATCGGACTGGATCAACGGCCTTCTGAAACCCCAAAACGGCAGGCGGTCTCCGCCATCGGCCAGGCAGATCTCATCAGGGAATGGGAAAAGGCAATTGAGCATTGCGGCCGGAAAGTGGCCCAGATCCTTTTGACCCGGGGGGATTTTTGCGACCGGGTCAGGTATTTGAACGCCAGAAACACCATCAACACCCTTTTGGAATGGAAGGTGCTGCCCATTATCAATGAAAATGATACCGTGGCTGTCAAATCCCTTCAGTTTGGTGACAATGACAATTTAGGCGCCATGATCACCCTGCTCATGGGGGCGGATCTCATGATCAATCTCACGGACATTGGCGGTCTTTACAACAAAGATCCCCGAGTGCATGAAGATGCAACCCTTGTCCGGGAGGTAGCGGCCATGGGAGAAGATATTGAAGCCATGGCAGGAAAAATTGCAGGCCCATTGGGCACCGGCGGCATGGGCACCAAAATCTCTGCGGCCAAAAAACTGACCTCTGCCGGCATCCCCATGATCATTGCCTCGGGCCTTGACCCTGAAATTCTGATCAAAATTGCAGCCAATGATTATATCGGCACTTATTTTATGCCCAAAGATGAAAAGCGCAACTCCAGAAAAAACTGGATCGGCCTCACCCTCCAAGCCAAAGGACAGATCACCATTGACAGGGGCGCACAAAAAGCCGTTGTTGAAAAGGGCAAAAGCATTTTGCCCTCAGGCATTACCCGGGTTCAGGATTATTTTGAGGTTGGGGATCCCGTGGCTTTTGTATCCGAAGACAAGCAGATCCTGGGTATGGGGCTTGTCAACTACAATGCATCGGACATACTCAAAATCATGGAATGTAAAACCAGCCAGATCAAAGAGCGGCTCGGCTTCAGGTCCTATGATGAAATCATCCACAGGGACAACCTTGTTATCACTGCCGATAAAAAATCCTGATTCAAAGAATCAAAACAAATCCGGGAGACCCCCCGGAGCCATATAAAGGAGATTTGCCATGTCTTTGGAGACTCAAATCATTCAAATAGCCCAAGATGCCAGAGCCGCAGCCCGGATCATGGCAACCCTGTCCTCGGAACAAAAAAACCGTGCCCTATACACCATTGCAGACCTGATCACAGCCCATGGATCCCTCATCCAAAAGGAAAATGAAAAAGACCTGGCTGCAGCCCAAAAAAACGGTCTTTCTTCTGCCATGATCGACAGACTCACCATCACGGACAAGGTCTTGTCTGCCATGGCCGAGGGATTGCGATTTGTGGCAGGGCTTGACGACCCTGTGGGCTCGCTCACGGATGCGGTCATCCGGCCCAACGGACTTGAAATGGCAAAGATGAGAATCCCTCTGGGGGTGATCGGTATTATTTACGAGTCCAGGCCCAATGTCACCGTGGATGCCCCAGGCCTCTGCCTTAAGGCGGGCAACGCCGTCATCCTCAGGGGGGGATCCGAAGCCATCCACTCCAATTGTGCCCTGGCCAAAATCATTGAACAGGGAGTCATTGAGACAGACCTGCCCGGCGCAGCTGCCCAGGTTATTACCACGGCCGACAGACAAGCGGTCAACATCATGCTCAAACAAGAAGAAAACATTGACCTGATCATCCCCCGGGGGGGCGAAGACCTGATCCGTCACGTGGTGGCCCAGTCGACCATCCCTGTACTCAAACATTATAAAGGGGTTTGCCACGCCTATATCGACGATCGGGCAGATCTTGATATGGGCGTGGACATCGTGGTCAATGCCAAGGCCCAGCGTCCCGGGGTATGTAACGCCTTGGAAACCCTGCTGGTCCATAAAAACGAGGCTGCATCCTTTCTCCCCATGGTACAAAAGGCCTTACACAAGGCAGGGGTCAGCCTCAGGGGATGTGAAAAAACCCTTGAGATTCTGCCCGGAACAAGGTTGGCAACAAATGAGGACTGGGATATGGAATACCTGGATCTTATCCTGGCCGTAAGGGTGGTAAAAGATATGGATGAGGCCATGGCCCATATTGCAGCCCATGGTTCCAACCATACAGAGGCCATCATCACAAAGGATTATCAAAGATCCCGAAAATTCATGCGGCAGGTGGATGCCTCCCTGGTCATTGTCAATGCCTCCACAAGATTCAACGACGGGGGGGAACTTGGGCTGGGGGCGGAAATCGGTATATCCACATCCAAGCTCCACGCTTACGGTCCCATGGGCATAAAGGAGCTGACCACCACCAAATTTGTGGCCTGGGGCCAGGGCCAGACCAGGACCTGATCAGTAAAAAAAGGCCTGGCCCTGGTTAATTGCGATCAAGTTTTATCTTTTCAATATTTTCAGGAGAGATCTGTCGTTCTCCCTTTTTTATCTGCCTGACCATTTCCTGAATCTGGAGATTGACAGGAGTGGGGACCTTTAGGGCCTTTCCCTTTGAGGTGATAAATCCGGTAAGGTAGTCGATTTCCGTTTTTTGGCCCCGCTCCAAAGACTGAAGACTTGAGGACTTGAGCCGGCGATATTTAAACCCCAGTACCCTTAAAAAGGCATGGCGTTTGATCAGAGCAAATCGCCCCCGGCCCCGGCAAAAGGAATAATAGTCCAGTTTTCCGGCAAAGACTGCCACATGAAGATCCATGGCTCCAGCCACAGCCATGGCCTCTTCCATGACCGACAAAAAAATATCCCTTGCCTTTTTAATGGAAAGCATCTCTCCCAAATAAAGTCCGCAAACCGCACCCAAAGAAGTAATACAGGAGTTAATAATCAGCTTGGAAAAAAGACTGCCCATGATATTTTCTGAAATCCGTGTTTCAATCACATGGTCCAGAACTGACTTTATCTTTTCCAGGCGCGGGTCTGGCTGATTGTCAATATTGCCGATGATAAAGTCACCCAGGGAGGTCATCTCCAAATCAATATCAGAATGCATGGTGGCACCCCAGCAAGTTTATTGGCAACCGATTCAACCGCCGTGGCCTTGACCCCTAAAAGGACCAAATCCCGGTCCCGGGCCATGGCATCCACCCCGCAGACCGCATCCATTTGGGCGGTAAAATCTCCTTTTATCCCGCCGACCCGAATCCCATTTTCCCTGATGGCCCTGGCATGCTCCTCTCTTCTGACCACCACCTGGACCTCATACCCGGCCCTTGAAATTTTTGCAGCACAGATACCGCCGATGGCACCTGCACCCACCACGGCAATTTTTAATTTCTTTTCTGATTCATTCATTAAAGACCTCTGACATGACCTCTCTGATTTTGGCAGAAAGGGCCTGCATTGAAAATGGCTTGTTTATAAAATTCAGTCCCTGATCCAGAATACCGTGCTGTGCAATCACATTGGCCGTATATCCGGACATGAAAAGGCATCTGAAATTCGGGTGCAATCGGGATATTTTTTCTGCCAAATCTCTCCCGTTCATCTCGGGCATGACCACATCTGTAATGAGCAGGTCCAGGTCCCCGGTTTCAAAATCAGAACTTATCCCCAGCACCTCTGCCGGTGTGGATGCGGCAAACACAGTATAATCCAGTCGCCGGAGCATATTTGCTGTCATCTGCAAAATGGCTTTTTCATCCTCCACAAGAAGAATGGTCTCATGGCCAATTAACACAATTTCCTCGGAACCGGCCACTATTTCAACTTTGGATTTTTCAGCCTGCCTGGGCAAATAGACTTTAAAAACGGAACCAACCTTCAGCTCGCTGTAGACATTGATAAACCCGCTGTTCTGTTTGACAATCCCGTATACGGTCGACAAGCCGAGACCTGTCCCTTCACCCATTTTTTTGGTGGTAAAAAAAGGTTCAAACAAATTTTCAATGGTCCCTTGATCCATCCCGGACCCATTGTCACTCACGGCAAGGCAGACAAAGTCTCCGGGGATAAACCCGGGATGATCCCGGCAATAGGCCTCGTCAAAATGAACGGTCCCGGTCTCAATGGTAACCTTTCCGGTATTTGCCATGGAACCCCTTGCATTGACGCAGAGATTGGCCAAAATCTGGTCTAGCTGGGAGGGATCGATTTTGACAGGCCAAAGGTCTTTGCCCGGGTGCCAGGACAGGTCAATACCCTCCCCGATCAGCCGGCCAAGCATTTTAAGAATTCCCTCAACAGCCCCATTAATGTTCAACATCCTGGGCGTGATGGTCTGTTTTCTTGCAAAGGCCAGCAACTGCCGGGTCAGTTCAGCCGAACGCTCTCCTGCTTTTTTGATTTCAGCCAGGCTCAAGGATGCAGGATGTGAAGACGCCAAATCCTCCATAACCATTTCAGTGTTGCCCAGGATAATGGTCAGCATATTGTTAAAATCATGGGCCACCCCCCCCGGCAAGTCTTCCTATGGATTCCATTTTCTGGGCCTGGGCCAGCCGATCCCTGAGAATTTCCTGCTCTGCTTGAGCCTGCTTGCTCGCTGAAATATCTGTCATGGTGCCGACCACTCGTTGGGGGGCGTTGTCTGAATCTTTTTCCACAACCCGCCCCCGGCCAAGAACCCATTTATACTCACCGTTTTTTGTTAAAAGTCGATGTTCTTTCTGCCAGGTATCTGTCCTGCCTTCCAAATGATTTTTTAGCGACGCAATTACCTCATCCTTGTCATGGGGGTGGATTTTAGATACCCAGGATTCATATACCAGCTCAACACTTTTTTCAGATAAAATTTTTGCCCAGTTCTGGCTGAAAAACACCCTTCCCGTTTGGATATTCCAGTCCCACAGCCCGTCAGAAGTTGCCTCCATGGCCAATCGGTATTTTTCTTCACTAGCGATCAATGCGTTATCCGCCTTGAAAAGATCTTTGGTCTTTTTTCGGGCCACAGCCTCAAGCCCTTGCTCCTGACGCCAAGAGGACCAAAGAAAAAAAAGGGACACCAGAATAAACCCAGAACCGAACACCCAAATTATGAGCCGGGGGAACAGGGGCGGGGCTTGTCTCTTTTTCAAACTCCCGGATAGGGTCCAGAGGGTATCGGCCACCCGAATCCTTTCTTGCTGAACCTCTTTCAAAAGCTTTCCAGAGCGCCAAAATACATTCCCGTCTGAATTTTTAAGGCTAAATATAAACCGATCCGGGGTCATTCCCTGCATGGCCTCATCAACAATTGCCTTTAGATCGTAGACCCCGATGGATAATCCCAAAAACAGATCATCCTTAAATATGGGAAAACGAAACACAATGCCTTTGCCTCCCTGTCTCAATTCAAAAGGGCCCTGCAAGACGGCCCTTTTTTCCTGAATGGCTTTTTTAGTCAAAGGTCCGCGCTCAGGGTCGGTGATCAGGGTGATGGGTCTGTCAATGGTAATTTTATTTCCCTCTGGCGGATACACATAGGTGACCTGTGTGTTTGAATCGGCATATTGAACGGCCCGGATCGACGGGTGAAAATCAAGAAGATTTGAGGCAAACAAGGAAAAGGCCTGGGTGTCGGTGTTTGGATCGAGAATAAACAGGGAAGCAAGAGATTTTACGGCGTTAAACCGATGGGAAATAGCGCTTTCCAGATGGATTTTACTGAGTTGAATCTGGGAGGCCAGCTCCGAACAGACTTTGGACTGCCAAGACATTGTCTGGTAACTGTCAATGGCAACCAGGGTTGAAAACCCAAGCAAGGCTAAAACGATGAGAATTAATTGCCGCATTTGATTTCTCAATTCAAATTTTTAGTATGGGCCCTTGCCCTTAAAGCATGCCTGAATAAAACCCATCCTGGCGGTTCAACCATCAGGTCAGGGGCATATTATTCATACTCCAGAACAATGAATTCACCTCATTGGCTTTTAAGAAAAGAAAGCTCAAATTGTTTATGTTCTGCCCTCTTAAGCAGGAACTCTTTTACTTTGATTAGAGCATGATCATTGTGTACCACAAAACCAATTAACACCACAAGCCACAAAATCGAAAGCCTGTGCGAATGCATAATTGACGAGAAACGAACCGCCCCATGGTTTTGGGCAAATGGAATGGCAAAACATCCCCCTGCTCACATCAATTGCTTAAAGGTTTGAAGATCTGTTTTAGCATAGTGGAAAAAATGATCATGAACCGAATCGGCAAACGCTTCAAACTTTTTGTAGGCCTTTTTGTCCAGAGAAGAAGAGTAGAGGTTGACCACCAGGTCATGGGCAATATAATCTTCACTGACCTCTATGAACCCCTCATCCCGACTCCAGGTAACCTTGGAATTTTCCCCCCGGGAGACAATGCCTGAAACCACATGGGAATGGTCTATGATGACGGAAAGATACCTATTCTTTTTTTCTGCCATATACCGTTCTATCCTCCGGTGGGGCACAAGGTCCTGGTAGACATCTGCGGTGCCGAAATAAATTCCCCGAAGCCTGACGCCCCGGTTCAGGGCATCATCCATCTCCCGGGTCAGTGCAGAAAGTTCCTCATCCCAGATGGAGACCGCCACCCGCTTTTGGGCCCCGTTGATCAGGACCTTTAAAAAACCAATGATATTTTCACGGCCCTGGATCACCACAAGCTTGTCATCCTGTTTGGGCTCATGGTACAGGGTGGCGGCATACTTGGACAGGCCGTCAAAGATCTCATTATACCGGGCCTTGAGTTTTTTAAGAAAGATCTCAGGCTCCACCGGAGTGTATACCCGGGTTTTACCCTTGTCCTGCTCAAAGACCATCTGCTTGGCAATCAGATTTTTTAAGACCTCATAAATTCTGGACCTGGGGATACCCGAGGCCTTGCTCAAGGCATAGCCGTTGACCGGAAACTCCTCGAGCAACGCGAGATAGGCCCGGCATTCATAGGCTGAAAAGCCCAAAACTTTCATGTCTTCCATCATCTGATCTTCCACAAAGACCTCCTTTGCCAATAGTTTAAAAAAACGTCAAAACAAGATAAGTCATCCCCACAGATCCCAATACCGGAATGATAATCCCGCCTCTGAACACCCCGTATACCAGGGTGAATCCCATGCCCCAAAGGGCAGCCTGGGGCAGGTCCGGTGTGGCGGTCAAAACGCCCGGCACGATCAATGCGCCGATGGCGGCAACGGGAATGGACTTTAAAAAACCGTCCACAGCCAAAGGTATCTTTATCCGGGAAAAAAACAAAAACGGGACCAGCCGTGGCCCATAGGTTACCAGGGCCATCCCCAGAATCAAGGGGATCAAAGAGCCTGAACTAAAATTATCCATGTGCCTTTTCCTTTTGGGGCAGGGTTAAATGTAAAACAGAACCGACCGAAGCAATGACAAGGATGCAGACAATGATGCTCCAGCCCCGGGGCAGGATATCCAAAGAGACCAGAATCCAGTTGAGCAGGCCCGAGCCCAGGGCCAGGAACAGGGATCTGAAAGATGACTTTATTTCCGGCATGAGTATGGCCAAAAGAAGGGCATAAAGGGCCACGTCCATGCTCTGGGTCAGAATGGGCGGCATGAATCCGCCCAGGAGAAACCCGGCCAGGGTGCCTGAAACCCATCCTGAATAGGCCGAAAACCCCACAATCAGAACAAAGGGCCGGGTCAGTTCTTCCCGGGTAAAAGAAAGAACGGAAAAAACCTCGTCTGTCACGCCGAATGCAATGGGGATATACCAGGCCCGGGTCTTTTCTTTGATTCGGGTGGCCAGGTAGGTGCTCATGAGAAAATGCCTGAAATTCACCAGCAGGGTAGTCAGGATTATCCCCAAAGGTCCCATGCCCGTAACCAGAAGATTTAGAGCAATGAACTGGCTTGCCCCGGCAAAGACCACGGCTGAAAATAAAAACGCCTCGAGCAGGGAGATACCCATTGTTTTGCCAAGGATACCAAAGGCCACGGCAGCCGGAAAATATCCGATAAATATAGGAATACCGGCACGAAAGGCAGCCTTGGTATTTGAATTTTTCATATTTGTCTCCCTTAAATTTATTTTAGTGACTATTGTAGTAACTACTAAAGTTTTGTCAATAAAAAAAAAGACCTTGAAAAATTAAGGCAACCACCGGCAATAAAAAGTTCGGGGTTGAATTCAAGGCGGGTGAAAGGGAAAATTATAATTTTTTAGTGAGTCTTGTTAAGACAAAACAAGACCTTTACGGCTTTTCTTCGAGAATAAAAATTTTTAGGACTGACCTCTATCCTAAGGTCCGGATTTGTTCAAAAATCCGTTGGAATAACCCGATTCTTTGATATCCCGCTTTAAAAGCCGAATAAAGGTTTTTTCCGTGAGGGAGGGGACCTTGTTCTGGAGCTGGACCAAAGAAATTTTGTTGATCACATCCTTTTGACCTGTGAGTACCGGAACAATATCGCCTGCGTCAATATGGATGCCAACGATATGCCTTGCAATGACCCCCATGCCCAGATGATGAAGGATTCCGTTGATCACGGCCTGGTGACTGTCCACGGTCATAACCCGGTTAAATGCCGGGGAAAACCGATTAAAATGATGCTTAAACCAGTTTCGTATGGTCAAAGAGGTTTTCTGGTAGGAAATAAACTCTTTTCGGGCCAAATTTTCAAAGGAATGGTCCCCGTTAATTTCCCTTTGGTAATAGACGTTTGAA
It encodes:
- a CDS encoding AzlD domain-containing protein, translated to MDNFSSGSLIPLILGMALVTYGPRLVPFLFFSRIKIPLAVDGFLKSIPVAAIGALIVPGVLTATPDLPQAALWGMGFTLVYGVFRGGIIIPVLGSVGMTYLVLTFF
- a CDS encoding glutamate-5-semialdehyde dehydrogenase, with the protein product MSLETQIIQIAQDARAAARIMATLSSEQKNRALYTIADLITAHGSLIQKENEKDLAAAQKNGLSSAMIDRLTITDKVLSAMAEGLRFVAGLDDPVGSLTDAVIRPNGLEMAKMRIPLGVIGIIYESRPNVTVDAPGLCLKAGNAVILRGGSEAIHSNCALAKIIEQGVIETDLPGAAAQVITTADRQAVNIMLKQEENIDLIIPRGGEDLIRHVVAQSTIPVLKHYKGVCHAYIDDRADLDMGVDIVVNAKAQRPGVCNALETLLVHKNEAASFLPMVQKALHKAGVSLRGCEKTLEILPGTRLATNEDWDMEYLDLILAVRVVKDMDEAMAHIAAHGSNHTEAIITKDYQRSRKFMRQVDASLVIVNASTRFNDGGELGLGAEIGISTSKLHAYGPMGIKELTTTKFVAWGQGQTRT
- a CDS encoding helicase; its protein translation is MPHLSEKYIKESLADSPLIFERGKRTCENGSYFLSQKDMEEASFAYEFDGTFGHYTTRIKFTKDAITAHCNCPYPGKGCRHAVAAALNALSLMTRPRIQKEMFSSEQELYLSEKEIKDQALAERKERAASETFTPIRGDMFTGDHKILSKDSRTYLVCLHDPVKGKGHCSCPDYLTNGLGTCKHIQFMFMAQYLKSEPGFKAQAATETLPFVDIFWDSLAQAPRHHAPGFNPAMADLKPVVEKYFNAKGDFIGSDISLIMGLMLRLRGDRRVRIRENLLKRVDHRLQAIQLKKMEGRPLPKIGLNRPLYPFPKKGVDFGALKTGVLIGDEMGLGKTAQAIAMGLVKCEIFGFSKILVITLASLKKAWKDEVEIVSRETACIIQGTPSQRRRQYDEIGRFKISHYEAVLKDVPTICRFNPDIIILDEAQRIRNFSTQTAEAMKRLPKKHAIVLTGTPLENKPQDLYSIVQFLDPYKFTPLWQFAADHFIIPKARQTSITGYKNLDQLGEKLKDILVRRTWETVCGQLPETVTSNYRIDLAPEQEQIHRENAGCLGEILEKKILTDMDMRQIQTLVLTMRMVSNSTFLVDRETQVSPKIRELSTIIDEIVIQNRRKMVIFSEWTAMTFLIARHLSEAGIGFAEVSGKIDQAARTVLAEKFANAPDCLIFLTTDAGSKGLNLSSARCMVNVELPWTPDQTALRQSRLIPRAGYGDKDFFPCHIINLIGANSIEEPILRGLSQNPELFSSLFGSNPEKTRLNEQDFKKTAEQLQAIIGRKILSQPNTIAQEIPEENPGYLSSKKNLSSPQNSEITDPDQDPGFPPVSDPQQLEAILNSGFDFITGLAQMASGQTIKPVENKKISVDSKTGQVNFTFKLPGF
- a CDS encoding AzlC family ABC transporter permease; this translates as MKNSNTKAAFRAGIPIFIGYFPAAVAFGILGKTMGISLLEAFLFSAVVFAGASQFIALNLLVTGMGPLGIILTTLLVNFRHFLMSTYLATRIKEKTRAWYIPIAFGVTDEVFSVLSFTREELTRPFVLIVGFSAYSGWVSGTLAGFLLGGFMPPILTQSMDVALYALLLAILMPEIKSSFRSLFLALGSGLLNWILVSLDILPRGWSIIVCILVIASVGSVLHLTLPQKEKAHG
- the proB gene encoding glutamate 5-kinase encodes the protein MSTDQQFSTLSACRRIVVKVGSGVLTQKNSLNLDTINCIATQICALHDKGLEVILVSSGAMAAGVTKIGLDQRPSETPKRQAVSAIGQADLIREWEKAIEHCGRKVAQILLTRGDFCDRVRYLNARNTINTLLEWKVLPIINENDTVAVKSLQFGDNDNLGAMITLLMGADLMINLTDIGGLYNKDPRVHEDATLVREVAAMGEDIEAMAGKIAGPLGTGGMGTKISAAKKLTSAGIPMIIASGLDPEILIKIAANDYIGTYFMPKDEKRNSRKNWIGLTLQAKGQITIDRGAQKAVVEKGKSILPSGITRVQDYFEVGDPVAFVSEDKQILGMGLVNYNASDILKIMECKTSQIKERLGFRSYDEIIHRDNLVITADKKS
- a CDS encoding TrmB family transcriptional regulator, whose protein sequence is MEDQMMEDMKVLGFSAYECRAYLALLEEFPVNGYALSKASGIPRSRIYEVLKNLIAKQMVFEQDKGKTRVYTPVEPEIFLKKLKARYNEIFDGLSKYAATLYHEPKQDDKLVVIQGRENIIGFLKVLINGAQKRVAVSIWDEELSALTREMDDALNRGVRLRGIYFGTADVYQDLVPHRRIERYMAEKKNRYLSVIIDHSHVVSGIVSRGENSKVTWSRDEGFIEVSEDYIAHDLVVNLYSSSLDKKAYKKFEAFADSVHDHFFHYAKTDLQTFKQLM